TATCGGATTGGGGCGCCGAACGGAAAGCGGCAAGATATCATCGCCCATTTTTTCCAATTGCAGAATTTCGTTATAAACAAATGTTGCTGACAAAGCTGGAAGCTCAGGGGCCAAATATGCAATTTTCATTATTTTAGCTATCCCTTAGCCACGTCAGAATATCGACTTTGCCAAACTGCTGCTTGACGCGCATTTAACTCATTTGTTGCTCTATGTTTACCTTTCAACAAACAATCCCATTGATATTGATTAATAAACTCAATTAACTCCTTATCTTCCAACTGAGGCAGTTTTTGGAACCAACTTTTCAAATATCCCCACATCATGGCCAACCCACCAACCACAAAAGGGCGTTTGCTTAACCTGTATACAGCGGAGGCGAGCATAAACACAAAACCTGTCCCCATAAAATACTGACCAAATCCGTGCCTTATTCTGCCCGTGATAATCCCTTTATCACTTGACCCCATGGGTCGTAAATGGGTGAAACGTAGCTCAGGCACATCCCAACTTCCCGCAATCCAGCCTAATTGCCGACAGCGATGACCGTCGATGCCATCCCACATAACCTGCCTCACAAAGCCGCCAATGTCTTCAAAGCATTTACGGCGATAAAATTTCGATGCTCCGATAGCGTTTTCATCGCTAATACCCTCGCTGACAAAATCACCAAAACTATCAATGTAATAAGGCTTTCCGCTACAATTTCCTAATCTGGGGTTTTCATTCATCTTATTAATAAGAATTTCGAAATAGCGATTGGGCATTATCAGATCAAGATCGAGCTTGCAAATAAAATCGAATTGCTTGATGTCGACAGTAGCAAGGCCAAAATAAAATGCCTCGATCACGCCTGGGCCAACGCTTCTGTGACCTCTATTTGCTCGGGTGACTATTCTTATAAACGGATATTTTGCGGCATATTCCCGCAATATCACCGGCGTATTATCTGTTGAGCCATCATCGACGATCACCCACAATGTCGGCAATTTCGATTGCGCCGCGACACTATCCAGCGTGTTGCGCATATATTTCTCTTCATTGCGGCAAGGAGAAATGATTAAGTATTTGTGTGACATATAATCCATTTTTATCCAAATAAATTTCGCGTAATTTATTTACTTATATTCAATGATCTGAAAGCTTCCGTTTAAATTGTTCTTATAAAATTTGAGCAAGCCAACGGCTTCCGGAAATTTACTCAGCGTAATAAAACCGGAATAGAGTCGGGAATCCTCTCTGCCAATACCCAGAGACCTGCAATAGCGGTAAATCCTCACGCCAAGCAGCGGATACCCCAACAACAAACCCAGACTCCAACCGCCAGTAGGTACGACTCCCGTTAATACCACCAGCGGTAATAAACCTCCCCAAAACAAAATACTTCGGCGCTTGCGAACATCGTTACGCTTGATAGCGTTGCCGTAAAGCTTGACGCTCTGGCCAATAGCGTGGCCGCTGCGAACCGCACGGTTCCACCATTGCCGAAATCGATGGATGTCGGCATCGTGGAGCGCCATCGACACATCCAGTTTGACGATTTTGTATCCGGCCCGCCCCATTCTGACACCCAATTCGCGCTCTTCGCCGGCGATGACGCGGGCGTTAAAGCCGTTCAATTGCCGGAATACGTCTGCCCTGACCAACGCAATGCCACCCAAGCCCGCGCGGTCGGTGAGATCGCCTGTCGGCAAAGATGCCCATTCCAAGGCGCACAGACGGTTGTAGATCGATGCATCTGGATGCATCTCGCGCAGATGTCCGACCACCGCCGCATAATCGCCATGTTCGGCAAATGTGTTGCGCGCTACGGTCAGCCACTCGGCAGCCAATTCGCAGTCGCCATCGATAAACTGAACAAACGCCATACTCGACAGGCGTTGCTGTAAATAAGCAAAGCCCTCGTTGCGGGCTCTGGCGGCGGAAAACGGCTGGCTAGCGTCCAGTTCATGCACGTCGATCCGCATGTTTCTGGCAATGGCAACCGAGTCGTCGGTTGAGCCGGAGTCTACATATACGATGCTTCGGGTCAACGCCGCTACACTCCGCAAACATTTCTCCAGACGGCGACCTTCATTGCGGCCAATGACCACCACACCGACATCCATCGTTCCCTCCCGATTGTTGACCACTTATAAATTCTCCAGGCATGCAGGCAGCCATGCCAGGTCAATCTGGCTTGACGTGGGGCGCAACGACCACCGGCAGCCTATAACCCTTGGCGAACACGCTATTGCGCATGAAGTCGCCCAACATGCACACCGGGTCGGTTTCGGGCTTGCGCTGAATCCGTCGCCGCAGTCGCCATGTCGCAAAGGCCACCAAAAACAGGGCATCGACAAGCGAGGCTGTCCATTTGCCATGATGTTTTAAGAAATATCGTCGACGGGCTGCAAACCAAAACGACGGACGCCGCTTTGCTATGTGACTGCTGATGCCGCTCGATGCGCCTTCCAGATGTATCACCTGGCTTGCCGGGACGTACCAAACGCCCCAACCGCTCCGATGCGCGCGCCGACATAGGTCTACGTCCTCGAAATAGGTAAAAAAGCCTTCATCCAGAAGCCCGATTTGTTCAAGCATTTTCCGGCGCAACATCATGCTGGCCCCGGAAACCCAATCCACCTGGGTTTCATGTGACGGCGGCGGCATGGCGGCAGCCCTGTTTGACAGCAAACGCGACACGACGCCCAGTTTCAAGCCGCGATCGAATTCAGAGGCGATTCCCGGAAACCGAAACGGCGAACATTGATGTTCGCCATTCACCGTCAGCAGCCGGCTGCCAGCGATCCCTGCCTGCGGATGGTTATCCATGAACGCCAGCAGACTGATCAACGAATCGTCGGTCACCAGCGTGTCGGAATTGAGCAGCAGGAAATACTCTGGCCGATCGCCGGCTAGCATGGCCCGTTCAATCACCCGATTGTTCCCGCCGGTAAATCCCAAATTAACAGGGGAAATCAATAGCTCCGCCCAGGCCTCCCAATGATTCAATGCAATCGCGCGCTCTAAAGTGGCGACTGCTTGTTCGCCGGTACCGTTTTCCCATACCACGACCCTGGCCTCGCCTCCGGTAACGGCCGGGCAGTTGGATAGCGATTGCAAGCAATCCAAGGTAACCTCGGTGGCGATGTAGTTAAGAATGACGATCAGTAAGCGATATTCCATAGCGGCGAATTATTGAGTCAAGTGGGTATATGAAAACTGCTTCCAATTTTCGCATCGGCGGCATGCGCCAGAACCTGTTCGAATTGCTGAATGGAGTTTTCCCAGGAGTAAGCAGCCGCCGTTTGGTAGGCCTGATCGGAAACCACGCGCCAGTCTGTCTCCGACAGCGAAATGATCGCGGCAATGCCTTCGGCAAGCCCCTCCACATCGTCAATGTCGACCAACACGCCATTTTTGCCGCTGACCACGCCTTGTTCCGGCCAGCCCGTGCGTGTCGCGACAACGGGCGTTCGACAAGCCATGGCTTCCATCGCCGGCAGATTGAACCCCTCCGAGCGGCTTGCGGTAACCCAGACATCGCAGCGGGCGTACAAGTCCCTTAATTCGGCTTGGGGAGGCGAATAATGAAACTCTATTTCCGTATCAAAATACTCATCCGGCTGGTAAATACCGAACGCAATCACCTGCAATTCCGGAAATCGTTGCCGAACCAATCGAACGGCAGCCATCACCACATCGACGCCCTTAACAGGCATTGCGGAATACAAAAATCCAACCGTGGGTTTGCTTTGCTTGGTTCGTGGCGGCGCAAAAAATTGCTTGTGATCGACGGCATTGCTAACCAATTGCGCCGATTCGTCGCCGTATTCCTCGCGCATCAGGTCTTGTAGCCATTTTGCAATCACTATTTTTTGCAAAGGCAGCCGGTATGTGGCGCGAACGCGTTCGACCGGCAAATGGGGGAAAACTTCATGTCCTTGAACAAAATACATTTTGGCACCTTTGGAATCATCGAGCTTCGCTACCCATTCAGCGGTTTCCCACCAAGTCGCGATCACCACATCACCGTCCGGCACGTCTTGGTCTGTTACGGGCCGGCATTCCGGCAAAATCCGGCTATCCAAACCCAGGCCGTCCAGATGCGAGGGCGTGCGACTCGGCTGTTTTCGCCAGCCCTTGCCCTTGAGCAAGGCTTTGACGCGTTGCTTGGTGGTGACCGCGGGTTGAGCCGGCGATATCACGATCACCCGGTGGCCGCGCTCGGCCAGGGCCTTGGCATAAATCGCTATTACCTTGATGCCGCCCGACATGTTCAGTGGCGGCGAGATAATGCTAATGCGCAGGCGCTCACTCATGATGGATTCCAATATCCATGCGCGGCTGGCTTGCGGTTTTCCTGACTCGGTAACAGGCGATTTCGCCAGTCAATTTATTCAGCGGCAGCAGATTGAGCAGTTTTCTGCGCAGACCTAAGTTACCGTCATAGCGGGGAATGTCGTTGGCTCGCGACCAATCGACTCGCGAATAGCGAATGTCAACGACTTCGGCGCTGGTGGTTCGGCAACAGCGCTCGACAGACCAACTGGGGATGGGTGTGACGTGGTAACAGCCCACGAAGGATTCTTCCCGGAAATAGGGCAAAAGTCCCTGCCGAAAATAACACCACCGGCTAGGCAAGGATTCGACGTTCGGTGTTGAAAAAATCAAATCTCCACCGGGTTTAAGAACGCGTAATGCTTCGCGGAAGAATAACCAGGGATTTTCTAAGTGCTCGATAACTTCGATCGCAATAACCCGATCGAAACTGTTTGAATCAAACGATAACGGCGCATTCAAATCCGCGAAGGTACAGGCCATGCCTGGAATCTTGAAGTGTCCGGGATGTAAGTCGATACTGCTTACCTGAAAACCCGCGTTGGCCAACACCCATGACAATCCCCCCCGGCCCGCGCCGGCGACTAACGCGTTGCCTCTGGGGTTTCCTAACAAACTCAAGGCGGTTTCCCAGACGCCAGGCGCGGTTTGCGGGGAAGCATACTTGGGGCAAGCGCCAACTAATTCATCAATACTCATATCCATTGCTTATTCTCGTTTTACAGTACTAGCTCGCTGGCAATCCAGGAAAAGGTTGATCCCAATACAGCTCCCAAAATCAGCGCCGGCAAATACTTGATTTCATCGGCCAGCTTAAATAGGCCATTCTTGATATTAAAATAAAATAATAGGGGTAGGCCCACCGTATAATTGATTGCAAT
This sequence is a window from Methylomonas methanica MC09. Protein-coding genes within it:
- a CDS encoding glycosyltransferase family 2 protein, which codes for MEYRLLIVILNYIATEVTLDCLQSLSNCPAVTGGEARVVVWENGTGEQAVATLERAIALNHWEAWAELLISPVNLGFTGGNNRVIERAMLAGDRPEYFLLLNSDTLVTDDSLISLLAFMDNHPQAGIAGSRLLTVNGEHQCSPFRFPGIASEFDRGLKLGVVSRLLSNRAAAMPPPSHETQVDWVSGASMMLRRKMLEQIGLLDEGFFTYFEDVDLCRRAHRSGWGVWYVPASQVIHLEGASSGISSHIAKRRPSFWFAARRRYFLKHHGKWTASLVDALFLVAFATWRLRRRIQRKPETDPVCMLGDFMRNSVFAKGYRLPVVVAPHVKPD
- a CDS encoding glycosyltransferase family 2 protein, with protein sequence MDYMSHKYLIISPCRNEEKYMRNTLDSVAAQSKLPTLWVIVDDGSTDNTPVILREYAAKYPFIRIVTRANRGHRSVGPGVIEAFYFGLATVDIKQFDFICKLDLDLIMPNRYFEILINKMNENPRLGNCSGKPYYIDSFGDFVSEGISDENAIGASKFYRRKCFEDIGGFVRQVMWDGIDGHRCRQLGWIAGSWDVPELRFTHLRPMGSSDKGIITGRIRHGFGQYFMGTGFVFMLASAVYRLSKRPFVVGGLAMMWGYLKSWFQKLPQLEDKELIEFINQYQWDCLLKGKHRATNELNARQAAVWQSRYSDVAKG
- a CDS encoding glycosyltransferase family 4 protein, translating into MSERLRISIISPPLNMSGGIKVIAIYAKALAERGHRVIVISPAQPAVTTKQRVKALLKGKGWRKQPSRTPSHLDGLGLDSRILPECRPVTDQDVPDGDVVIATWWETAEWVAKLDDSKGAKMYFVQGHEVFPHLPVERVRATYRLPLQKIVIAKWLQDLMREEYGDESAQLVSNAVDHKQFFAPPRTKQSKPTVGFLYSAMPVKGVDVVMAAVRLVRQRFPELQVIAFGIYQPDEYFDTEIEFHYSPPQAELRDLYARCDVWVTASRSEGFNLPAMEAMACRTPVVATRTGWPEQGVVSGKNGVLVDIDDVEGLAEGIAAIISLSETDWRVVSDQAYQTAAAYSWENSIQQFEQVLAHAADAKIGSSFHIPT
- a CDS encoding glycosyltransferase family 2 protein, with the protein product MDVGVVVIGRNEGRRLEKCLRSVAALTRSIVYVDSGSTDDSVAIARNMRIDVHELDASQPFSAARARNEGFAYLQQRLSSMAFVQFIDGDCELAAEWLTVARNTFAEHGDYAAVVGHLREMHPDASIYNRLCALEWASLPTGDLTDRAGLGGIALVRADVFRQLNGFNARVIAGEERELGVRMGRAGYKIVKLDVSMALHDADIHRFRQWWNRAVRSGHAIGQSVKLYGNAIKRNDVRKRRSILFWGGLLPLVVLTGVVPTGGWSLGLLLGYPLLGVRIYRYCRSLGIGREDSRLYSGFITLSKFPEAVGLLKFYKNNLNGSFQIIEYK
- a CDS encoding class I SAM-dependent methyltransferase, producing the protein MDMSIDELVGACPKYASPQTAPGVWETALSLLGNPRGNALVAGAGRGGLSWVLANAGFQVSSIDLHPGHFKIPGMACTFADLNAPLSFDSNSFDRVIAIEVIEHLENPWLFFREALRVLKPGGDLIFSTPNVESLPSRWCYFRQGLLPYFREESFVGCYHVTPIPSWSVERCCRTTSAEVVDIRYSRVDWSRANDIPRYDGNLGLRRKLLNLLPLNKLTGEIACYRVRKTASQPRMDIGIHHE